The following are from one region of the Sulfurimonas sp. C5 genome:
- the lspA gene encoding signal peptidase II, with the protein MDKNHNFRLLAILLFSIAGIFIIDQNIKTVFVEGFRYYTDCIDFILVYNKGVAFSMFAFIGEYLKYIQAVLVLGVFVYVIYLRKLCYALPAGLILGGALSNVYDRFIHGGVVDMVYWHCGFDFAVFNFADVIIDIGVVWLLILNLKPAICKN; encoded by the coding sequence ATGGATAAAAATCATAATTTCAGACTTTTAGCAATACTACTTTTCAGTATTGCCGGGATTTTTATCATTGATCAGAACATTAAAACTGTTTTTGTAGAGGGATTTCGTTATTACACTGATTGTATAGATTTTATCTTGGTCTATAACAAAGGTGTAGCATTTTCTATGTTTGCATTTATAGGTGAATATCTCAAATATATTCAGGCCGTATTGGTTCTGGGTGTATTTGTTTATGTCATCTACTTACGTAAGCTTTGTTATGCATTACCTGCGGGTTTGATCCTTGGAGGAGCACTTTCAAATGTATATGACAGGTTCATCCACGGTGGTGTTGTGGACATGGTTTATTGGCATTGTGGGTTTGATTTTGCCGTATTTAATTTTGCCGATGTAATCATTGATATAGGGGTTGTCTGGCTGTTAATTTTAAACCTCAAACCAGCTATATGCAAAAATTAA
- the tig gene encoding trigger factor: MDIKSNKINGANAEISATISMDEVNANVEKIAKQLSKTANIQGFRKGKVPVAVVKQQYGQKLVEDAESESLRQVLSQGLDELGIKNEELIGEPTISKFDKTDDKIEVAIKVAMRPTIEVGDVDACIPDFKKPEIKDKDVEARLKELAEGQAPLESIKRNRKMKEGDTAVIDFEGFIDGEAFEGGAAKDHALLLGSGHFIPGFEDQLIGVKRDEEVEINVTFPENYGSEKLAGKPAMFKVKVNDIKVKGEVEIDDELAKKFLPGDEEASLEKLNAELKKAMEQDELAKLYNEDLKPKLLEKLVDSLTFDLPDFVVEQEIDMALNNKAREMSEDEIKDLRENGDKLEALRETFRDEAQRSVKATFIIDALAQNMGVAVNEQELMQTIYFEAMQSGQDPQKVYDHYKDAGYLPAIQMSMIEDRVLSTLLNKKIEE, from the coding sequence ATGGATATCAAGTCAAACAAAATTAATGGTGCTAATGCTGAAATTTCAGCAACTATCTCTATGGATGAGGTAAATGCTAATGTTGAAAAAATAGCAAAGCAACTTTCTAAAACTGCTAACATTCAAGGGTTTAGAAAAGGAAAAGTTCCTGTAGCAGTTGTAAAACAACAATATGGACAAAAACTTGTAGAAGATGCAGAGTCAGAATCTCTACGTCAAGTTCTTAGCCAAGGTTTAGATGAACTTGGAATAAAAAATGAAGAGCTAATCGGTGAGCCTACAATTTCTAAATTTGACAAGACTGACGATAAGATCGAAGTTGCGATCAAAGTTGCAATGCGTCCAACAATTGAAGTTGGTGATGTAGATGCATGTATCCCAGATTTCAAAAAACCGGAAATCAAAGATAAAGACGTTGAGGCTAGACTTAAAGAACTTGCTGAGGGTCAAGCACCACTAGAGAGCATTAAGCGTAACCGTAAAATGAAAGAGGGTGATACTGCTGTTATCGATTTCGAAGGTTTTATTGATGGTGAAGCATTTGAAGGTGGAGCTGCTAAAGATCACGCTTTATTACTTGGTAGCGGACATTTCATTCCAGGTTTCGAAGATCAACTTATCGGTGTAAAACGTGATGAAGAAGTTGAAATTAACGTAACTTTCCCAGAAAATTACGGTTCTGAAAAACTTGCTGGTAAACCAGCTATGTTCAAAGTTAAAGTAAACGACATTAAAGTAAAAGGTGAAGTTGAAATTGATGACGAATTAGCAAAAAAATTCCTTCCAGGTGATGAAGAAGCTAGCCTAGAAAAACTTAACGCTGAGCTTAAAAAAGCTATGGAACAAGATGAACTTGCTAAACTTTACAATGAAGATTTAAAACCAAAATTACTAGAAAAACTTGTTGATTCTTTAACATTTGATTTACCAGATTTCGTTGTTGAGCAAGAAATTGATATGGCTCTTAACAATAAAGCAAGAGAGATGAGCGAAGATGAGATTAAAGATCTTCGTGAAAATGGCGATAAATTAGAAGCATTACGTGAAACTTTCCGTGATGAAGCACAAAGAAGTGTAAAAGCTACATTTATCATTGATGCTTTAGCACAAAATATGGGTGTTGCTGTTAACGAGCAAGAGTTAATGCAAACAATTTATTTTGAAGCTATGCAATCGGGTCAAGATCCACAAAAAGTTTATGATCACTACAAAGATGCAGGATATTTACCAGCAATTCAAATGTCTA